Below is a genomic region from Aquamicrobium sp..
GAAGACGTTCGGCCCCCGCACCTCGATCATGCCGATCTCGCCGCGTGGCAGTTCGCGCCCGCTCTCGCCGTCGACCACCCGCACCTCCGTTCCCGGCAGGGCGAGGCCGACCGTGCCGGCGATGCGCGCGCCGTCATAGGGGTTGGAGGTGTTCATGCCCGTCTCGGTCATGCCGTAGCGCTCGAGGATGGCGTGGCCGCTGCGCGCCTGCCATTCGACATGGGTCTCGGCCAGCAGCGGCGCCGAGCCCGAGGTGAACAGGCGCATGTGGCGCACGAGGCCGGGCGTCAGCCGCGCATCGGTGAGGAGGCGGGTGTAGAAGGTCGGGATGCCCATCATCGTCGTCGCCCGCGGAAGGGCCTCCAGCACCGCGTCGATGTCGAACTTCGGCAGGAAGATCATCCGCCCGCCGGCCATCAGAAGCACGTTGCAGGCGACGAAAAGCCCGTGGGCGTGGTAGATCGGCAGGGCGTGGAGCAGGACGTCGTCGCCGGTGAAGCGCCATTCCTCCATCAGCACGCGCGCGTTCGAGCCGAGATTGTCGTGGCTCAGCATCGCCCCCTTCGGCTTGCCCGTGGTGCCGGAGGTGTAGAGGATCGCCGCGAGATCGTCCGGCCCGCGCGCGACCACGTCGAGGAGCGGCGCGCCCGGCGCGTCGGTCAGCGAGCCGCGCCCGGCCTCGTCCAGCGTCAGGATCGCCGGCTGCGCCGGTTCCGCCGCGGCGCGCACCGCCTCGATGCGCTCCGGCGCGCAGACGACCAGCCGCGGCTCGGCGTCGCCGACGAAATAGCCGACCTCCTGCATCGTGTAGCCGCTGTTGAGCGGCACGAACGCCGCCCCGCGCTGGAGGCAGGCGAGATAGAGCGCGAGCGCGGCATGCGACTTCTCGACCTGCACCACGACCCGGTCGCCCGGCGCGACGCCCGCTTCGCCGAGCCGCCGGGCGATGCGCCCGGCAAGGGCGGCGAGTTCGCCATAGGAAATCGCGGTCCCGTCCGCCAGCACGAGCGCGCCGCGCCCGTCGCGCTCCGCGAGCCTGAATGCGTCGAAAAGGTTGCTCACGGCATGTCTCCGGCTGGAGCAATTCCAGGAAAAGCGTGAAGCGGTTTTCCGTCCGGAATTGCGTGAAAACAACGATCTATGCGCTGAACGGGCGGGCGGCGTGTCTCACTCATCCCACGGCGCGCCTTCGAGCAGGTCGAGCGGGATCTTGAGGTAGCGCCGGCCGTTGTCTTCCGGCTTCGGCAGGCGGCCGCCGTCGATATTGACCTGAAGCGCGTGCAGGATCAATCGCGGCATCGGCAGGGTGCGGTCGCGGGCCTCGCGCGCGGCGACGAACTCGGCCTCGGTGCGGTAGCGCGCCATGTGGGTGTTGCGCGCCTTCTGCTCGGCGACGGTCGATTCCCACAGCGGCGCGCGTCCCTCCGGCTGGTAGTCGTGGCCGGTGAACAGGCGCGTCTCGTCGGGGAGGGCGAGGATCGCCTGGATCGACGCCCACAGGGCCCTGGCGCTGCCGCCGGGGAAGTCGGCGCGCGCCGTGCCGGAATCGGGCATGAACAGCGTGTCGTGCACGAAGGCGGCATCGCCGATCACAAAGGTGACGGACGACAGCGTGTGGCCCGGCGAGAACATCACCCGCGCCGGGATGCCGCCGATGGCGAAGCTGTCGCCGTCGGCGAACAGCCTGTCCCATTGCGAGCCGTCGGCCGGGAAATCGGGCCAGTTGTAGAACCCCTTCCACAGCTTCTGCACCTCGGTCACCTTCTCGCCGGTGGCGGTCGGCGCGCCGGTCTTGCGCTTGAGGTAATCGGCGGCCGAGAAATGGTCGGCATGGGGGTGGGTGTCGAGGATCCACTCGACCGCGTAGCCCTTGTCGGCGACGAAGGCGAGGATGGCGTCGGCGTTCGCCGTCGCGGTCCAGCCCGACTTCTCGTCAAAGTCGAGCACCGGGTCGACGATGGCGCATTGTCCCGCCTCCGGGTCGGCGACCACATACTGGATCGAGCCGGTGCGCTTGTCGTAGAAGCCGGCGACTTCGGGCCTTGCTGGCATGGATGCGTCCTTTCTTCTCGTCGGCCGGCCGCCTACTGCGCCCAGTCGAGCTGCATGGTGACGAGGTCGAGCTGCGCGCTGCCGCCGCCGAAATTGAACATGCCGGGCGTTTCCTCGAACTCGATGTAGAACGGCGTCAGGTCGGGCATGGCCTGGATCGGGCTGGCGGTGCCGCCGAAATGCATGGGGCCGTAGGAGATGTCGCGGCCGAGCCCGTCCCACGCCTCGCTGAAGCGCGGGACGTAGCCGTCGCGATTGTCGTCCGAGAATTCGTCGACCGGCGTGCGCCCGGTGTTGGGGTCGTCGCCGACCTCGGCGATCCGGAAGGCGAGGATGTCCCACTTGGCCGACGGACGGCCGCCGGCGACGCGGTGAAGATAGAAGGAGGGATCGAACGCCTCCTTGCCGTTCCAGCCGAAGAACCGTTCGGCCGCGCCCGTCACCGGCCAGGCGGGCGGCGTGCACATGGCGTTGGCCTCGGTGCGGACCGGCGCGGGCGGCTCGCATTCCTCGCCCTCGAATTCTTCTCGCGTCAGCCAGATCGCGGCGAAGGAGGAATAGAGGATGTCCTTGGCGCGGAACTCCATCGGGTGCCGGTTGCGCAAATGGTCGAGGAACGGCCGCAGCGGCTCCTCGACCGCGGCGGGAAGCGGCCTTCCGTCGAAGACGGTGTTCATCAGCCGCGAGATCGCCGGCGAGCGCCGGCTCTCCTCGGCGCTGTCTCCGAACAAGGCGAGCGCGACGAACTCGCGCCCCTTGACGCGGTAGGGTTCGGGCACGCGCACGGTGAAATGGTGCTCCAGCGGAAAGCCGGTCTTGTTCGACAGCGGCCACTGCGCCTGCGCGATGCCGCGCGGCAGGCCGCAGCACCAGCCGTCGGGCGCGGCCGCGCCGCGGCGCAGGAAGCCCGGCACGATCCCGACGTCGAAGGCGAGCGCCGGGCGCGGCAGCGGCAGGGGCCGCTCGGGATAGATCGCGTCCGGGTCGTCGGCGCGCATCCGCGTCACCCGCCCGTGGCCGATCTCGACGAACAGGGTGCCGCCGGTCTCCAGCGGCATCGAGCCGAAGCGATAGGGGTAGTTGTCGCGCGCTTCGCTGAGCGCGAGAGCGGGGAAGGCGCGGACGACCTCCTCCTCGGGCATCAGCATGCGCAGGCCCGCGAACGGCGCCTGCGGGTCGAAATCGAAGGCGTAGGCGA
It encodes:
- a CDS encoding MBL fold metallo-hydrolase; the protein is MPARPEVAGFYDKRTGSIQYVVADPEAGQCAIVDPVLDFDEKSGWTATANADAILAFVADKGYAVEWILDTHPHADHFSAADYLKRKTGAPTATGEKVTEVQKLWKGFYNWPDFPADGSQWDRLFADGDSFAIGGIPARVMFSPGHTLSSVTFVIGDAAFVHDTLFMPDSGTARADFPGGSARALWASIQAILALPDETRLFTGHDYQPEGRAPLWESTVAEQKARNTHMARYRTEAEFVAAREARDRTLPMPRLILHALQVNIDGGRLPKPEDNGRRYLKIPLDLLEGAPWDE
- a CDS encoding malonyl-CoA synthase, yielding MSNLFDAFRLAERDGRGALVLADGTAISYGELAALAGRIARRLGEAGVAPGDRVVVQVEKSHAALALYLACLQRGAAFVPLNSGYTMQEVGYFVGDAEPRLVVCAPERIEAVRAAAEPAQPAILTLDEAGRGSLTDAPGAPLLDVVARGPDDLAAILYTSGTTGKPKGAMLSHDNLGSNARVLMEEWRFTGDDVLLHALPIYHAHGLFVACNVLLMAGGRMIFLPKFDIDAVLEALPRATTMMGIPTFYTRLLTDARLTPGLVRHMRLFTSGSAPLLAETHVEWQARSGHAILERYGMTETGMNTSNPYDGARIAGTVGLALPGTEVRVVDGESGRELPRGEIGMIEVRGPNVFGGYWRLPEKTAAEFRPDGFFITGDLGTLDARGYVRIVGRGKDLVISGGLNVYPKEVETEIDALDGIIESAVFGVPHPDFGEAVTAVAVAAKGFAPGEAGMLEALAGRLAKFKLPKRIILVPELPRNTMGKVQKAELRRQYRDLYG